A region of the Clostridium estertheticum subsp. estertheticum genome:
AAGCAATCTGGTTTAGCGATATCATGAAGTAATCCTGCCATTCTTATGTTAAGAACTGGTGGGCATTTTTCTACTACAGCTAATATGTGGGAAAATACATCTTTGTCATGGTGAGGATTTTGCTGATTAAATCCTACTGTTAATTGAAGTTCTGGTAGTATAATCTGCAATAATTTAGTTTCTTCAAGTAATTTAAAAGCTTTTGTAGTTTTATTAGATACTAACATTTTACATAATTCATCTCTAATTCTTTCAGTACTTACATTTGATATAAGGTTACAATTCATTTTTATAGCAATCATAGTTTTTTCTTCTATATCAAAATCTAGTGAGGCTGCAAAACGAATAGCCCTAAGCATTCTTAGAGCATCTTCCTTAAATCTTTTATTAGGTTCACCTACAGATCTAATTATTTTATTTTCCAAATCAAAAATACCGTCAAAACAATCTATAAGACCATCCACCTCGTTGAACGCTAAAGCATTTATTGTAAAATCACGCCTTGCTAAATCTTCTTTTAAATTTAAAACAAAAGTAACACCACTCGGTCTTCTATTATCTAGATATTCACCATCTATTCTGTAAGTTGTAACCTCGTAGCCCTCTCCATTTACCATAACAGTAATAGTCCCATGTTTTATTCCCGTTGGAACGGTCTTATCAAAAATTCTAATTATCTCTTCTGGCAGGGCATTAGTAGTTATATCATAATCTTTAGGAACATCTTTCCCGATTGTAGCATCACGTACACTGCCCCCCACTATATAAGATTCATATCCATTATTTTTTAAAGTATCCAAAATTACTTTTACATCATTTGGTATAAACATAACTCCTCCAATATTACTTTCCGTTTATTTATTACAATTTAAATATACATTGCTATTGGTATAATCTCAATTACAGGTCCGTCAATTACTAGATTGTTTGAATCATAATCGTTAATTAAAGTTGTATCTTTTAGAAACCTGTTTTTAAATTCTTTAAAATACTCCTCATTTAAATAATCAAAATAAGTTCCACTAAGCAAATCATTGTTATTTATTTCAGTTTTATTTTTATTTGGAATTCTTACCACCTTACCAAGAACAGTAATTCTGGCACCTTCAATATAATCCAAATTATCTGCCATATGTTTTATCTCCAGTGGCACTATAACTTTTGTATTACTATCACCAATATTACTACTAATAAACTTTATACATTTTTCAGTTTTGCAGACTTCCATATCATCTTTTAAGATTTTTAAGACTTGCCTTTTAACTTTATGTTCTTCACTTTCATCCCCATTTTCTAGTGGCTCCGGTGAAAATGCCAACTGCATTTCCATAACTCTAATTATATCTTCTATATATTCTAATACTGGATTTTTATATAATTCGCAAGTGAACTGAACAAAATCAAATTCCTTAATATTTGCCACATCGCTTTCACTCGTGATGACCTTTAACATATTTTGCTCATTTAACATATTCTTTAATCTTGACAGAATTGTTATTACAATTGAAACTCTCTCTTCAATTTTCTGTGATGTAAATTCATTTAAAAATTGAACATTTAAGTCACCTTCCATTATTTTACCACAGGTAGCTTCATATAATGGTGTATTTGTACTAATCGTTAACAGCTTCCTTGTACTTTCACTTTTTATTTCTGCAAACTCCTCAATTACAACCGTATATAAATTATTTATCATATCTCCATTAGTATATAAAGGTATTAGTGCTCTGTTATCCATATTTTCATACCCCCATAAGTCATCACTTTCAGTGCTGTATTGTTTTCAACAATGTATCACTTTTAGCGCTGTATTGCTTTCAGTAATACAATATAAAACAATACTCATAACTATTTTATATTACTTTTTACAATTTAGAACAATAACTTGTAATGGGATTCCTTATTTATAACTAAGTACACTATTTTTTCTTTAGTAATATTGATTTCATAACTGCAGTTTCGCCATATTTATTGCGCAAACTATCTATAGTTTTATCTATACTTCTTTTCTTTTCATCACTAGTATTATCAAGATCAAAAATTGATATTTGTTTAAAATTATCATCACATAAATTATTAAGAGAAACCCCAAGTAATCTTATGGGCTCACCTTTCCACAATTCATCAAAAAGAGTCCTTACCGTTTTTAATATCTCCTGCGTTTGATCCGTAGAGCTCTTTAAAGTAGTACTACGTGAATAATCAATAAATTCATTATTTCTTATAGTTACTGAAATAGAGTAGCAACACTTTTTTATATTTCTTAATCTACTAGCCGTATGTTCAACTAATTCTAACAATACTATATAAGCCTCATCTTTACTTTTAATATCATTTGCCAGTGTTGTTGAATTGTTTATTCCTTTGAGCTCTCGTTTATCCGATCTTACTTCTCTATTATCTATTCCATTTGCATATTCCCACATCATTCTACCACTACTTTTAAAATGATATTTTAAAAATTGAGCATCGTACTTTGCTAAATCTCCTATAGTAAATATATTTAAATTATTAAGCCTTGGAACACTTCTACGCCCAACCATGAAAAGCTCTCCAACTGGAAGATGCCACAATTTTTTTTCTACTTCATTCTTATAAAGCGTATGCACCTTATCCGGTTTTTCAAAATCAGATGCCATTTTCGCTAGTAGCTTAACATCTGACATACCTATATTTACTGTAAACCCTAACTCTTTCTTTATCCTATCTTTAATATCATATGCAAGTTTTAGTGCTGCTTCTTTAGACGTATTATAACTTGTTACATCTAAATAACACTCATCTATAGAAAATTTCTCAATAAGTGGTGTATAGTCACCAAATATTTTTCTCATAGCCTTACTACAGCTTTCATATAACCTAAAATCAGGTGATACAACTACAAGATTTACACATTTCTTTCTTGCAGTAAATAAGCTCTCCCCTGTTACTATTCCACTCCTTTTAGCTATCATAGATTTTGCGAGAACTACCCCCCTTCGAGACTGTTCGTCTCCACCTATTACAGCAGCAATAGCCCTCAGATCGGTCTTTTCTCCTTGCTTTATCATCTTCGCAGCACTCCAAGAAAGAAATGCTGAATTAACATCTATATGAAATATAAGTTTTTCGTTAAATTTAGTCATATAATCTCACCCTTTTTATAAATCTTCTATAAGAGATATTATATATATTTTTCATATAAAAAAGCAACCTATCCTTAATTAAAGAATAGATTGCTTTAGAATAATTAGCTAATATATCTTATGCTTTTATATTAGCCTTTATATAATCCTTTATTTCATCTGCATCACCAAATGTAAGTACTGGTGCTGATAGTTTTTCACATTCTTTAAAGCTAGAATTTGTAATAGTTTTACGTGCTCTTAATATTGAAGCTGCACTCATACTAAATTCATCTAGTCCAAATCCAAGAAGTACAGGGATAAGGTTTGCGTCTCCTGCCATCTCACCACACATATTTACAGTTATTCCGGCTTTATGTCCATTATCTATTACTATTTTAATAAGTCTTAACACAGCTGGATGATAAAAATCATATAAATATGATATTTTCTCGTTCATTCTATCTACTGCCAAAGTATATTGAATCAAATCATTAGTACCAATGCTGAAGAAATCTACTTCTTTAGCCAATACATCTGATATTATTGCAGCAGATGGTATTTCTATCATAATACCAACTTCTATTTTCTCATCAAAAGTTACTCCCTCAGACTTAAGCTCTTTTGTACACTCCTCAAGTAATTTCTTAGCTGCTCTAAGCTCTTGAATATTACATATCATAGGAAACATGATTTTAAGCTTACCGAATGCAGATGCTCTTACTAGAGCTCTTAATTGAGTTTTAAATATATCTGTTCTATCAAGGCAAAGTCTTATAGCTCTATATCCGAGGAACGGATTCATTTCCTCGTCCATAGGTAGGTAATCTAATTTTTTATCTCCACCTATATCTAATGTCCTTATAATAACAGGTTTTCCATTCATCTTTTCAAGAACTGATTTATATTCTCCAAATTGTTCTTCCTCAGTTGGTAGAGCATCGTTTGCCATATATAAAAACTCAGTTCTAAATAATCCTATAGCTTCTGCGCCATTTTTAAGTACAGCTCCTAAATCTGCAGCTGAACCTATATTTGCAGCTATTTCAACTTTTTTGCCATCAGTTGTTATAGATGACATTGTCGCATATTTAAGTAATTGATGTTTAGATTCAATAAATTCTTCTCTTTTGATTTTATATTCATTCAAAGTTTTCTCGTCTGGTTTAATAATAACTAAACCTTCTTCTCCGTCTACAATAATTAAATCACCATCTTTAATTTTATGTATACCACTACCTGCGCCTACAACAGCAGGTAATTCTAAAGAACGTGCAATAATAGATGTATGAGCAGTTCTTCCTCCTATTTCAGTTACAAAAGCCAAAACCTTTTCTTTATCAATCTGCGCTGTATCTGATGGAGTAAGGTCTCTTGCAACTAATATGCACTCATCTTGAATGTCTGCAATAGACGCAACTTTTATTCCCATTAATATGTTCATCACTCTTTTACTTACATCCCTAATATCTACTGCTCTTTCTTTCATATATGCATTATCCATATTTTCAAAAACAGCAGCTGTTTCTGTAGATACGGTTTGTAGTGAGTATTCAGCACTTACCATCTCATCATCAATTTTCTTTTGAATAGCACCTATAAATTCTGGATCTTCAAGCATACATAAATGTGCTTCGAATATTTCTGCTTTTGCATCTCCTAGTTTTTCCTTTACACCTTCAACCATTTTTTCAAGCTCTACAATTGCTTCTTTCAATGCATTATCAAACCTAGCAACCTCTCCCTTTGAATCCGAAACCTTGATTTTCTTTACTTCAACTACTTCATCGTTAATAAGTAATGCTTTTCCTATAGCTATTCCAAATGATACACCTACTGCTTTTAACATAATTTTACCCTCCTGTTATTCCTGTTTTTATATTTTCGATTATAATTTTTTTCCTACTAATTTGTAAGCCCTTGCTCGATAAGTTTCACCATAGCAACTGCAGCAGCTTCTTCATCTGCACCACTTGCTTTTATTATAATTTCATCACCTTTAGTGGCTGCCATACACATTATAGCTACTATACTTTTTGCATTGTACTCATTACCATCTTTTACTATAAGAACTTCTGATTTAAATTTTGAAGCCTCTTTCACTACTGATAATGCAGGCCTTGCATGTATTCCAGTTTCATTTTTTACTGTCGCCTTCTTTTCTATCATAATGTAACCACCTTTACCTTTATAATCTTATTATAATAATTTCATTGTTTTTATCTACATTTCCTAAATCAAATTCTACAGATTCCACTTCTGCATTTTCAGTAATGATTAAAACACATAAATTACTCTTATCTTTTGCTTTAATTAATTTCTAGAATTTTAGAATCGCCTTTCTATAAGATAACTAACAATTATTAATTAATCATTTAAATATTAGTTTGCTCATTGTTACATATTTTAAATACATTTATTATAATCTATTAAAGTAGCCAAATCTACAAAAACAGCTTAATAACTCTTTTTTCATTTTTAAAATAAAAGACATAAACTAATAAGATGCCTTATTAGCATTTTATTTGGTTCATGCCTGATCTAATCAGCAACATACCTAATAATATAAGGATCAAAAGTTTATATGGAGATAATTAAAACCGATTTCAAGTTTTATCTTACCATTTATACATTTTAAAATATATTCTACAATTATTCAATAGTTTTTTTAAAATATTCTAAAGTTCAGAATATTAACACTTAATTTGTAATTTTTTGTTTGATAAAAAATTAACTTTTAAAACTCTTGTATACATTATAACATTACTATATATAATATTGTAAAAATATTAAGAAACTTCTCTAAATAAATACAAACACCCTAAAACACTTTAGGATGTTTGCTTAAATCTTTAAGCCATAAACATTTTTATATCATCTTGTACATTTCCTATTCCAGCTATTCCAAAGTTTTCAACTAATACATTGACAACATTTGGAGATAAGAATGCAGGTAGTGTTGGTCCTAGATGAATATTTTTAACACCTAAGTGAAGTAGTGCTAATAACACTATTACAGCTTTTTGTTCATACCATGCAATATTATATGTTATTGGTAATTCATTAATATCAGATAATCCAAATACTTCTTGCAGTTTCATTGCAATAACTACTAATGAGTATGAATCATTACACTGTCCAGCATCTAAAACTCTAGGAATTCCACCAATATCTCCTAGTTTTAATTTATTATACCTATATTTAGCACAACCTGCAGTTAAAATAACTGTGTCTGTTGGTAACTCTTTTGCAAAGTCAGTATAATATTCGCGGCCTTTCATACGTCCATCACAACCAGCCATTACGAAGAATCTCTTAATTGCTCCTGTTTTTACAGCATCTACGACTTTATCAGCAAGTGCTATTACTTGATTATGAGCAAATCCTCCAACTATTTCTCCTCTTTCAATTTCAGTTGGTGCACTACATTTCTTTGCATGTGCGATTATTGCTGAGAAATCTTTAGCTGCTCCGAAAGTTCCATCAGCTATATGGTTCATTCCGTCAAATCCAGATGCTCCAGTAGTATAAACTCGCTCTTTATAAGAATCTTTTGGAGGGGTAATACAGTTTGTTGTCATAAGTATTGGTCCATTAAAACTTTCAAATTCTGAATTCTGCTTCCACCATGCATTTCCGTAATTACCTACTAGGTGAGTGTATTTTTTGAACGCTGGGTAATAATTTGCTGGCAACATTTCACTATGAGTATATACATCTACTCCAGTACCCTCTGTTTGTTTTAATAATTCTTCCATATCCTTTAAATCATGTCCGCTAATTAATATTCCAGGGTTATTACGAACTCCTATATTTACCTTTGTAATTTCTGGGTTACCATAAGTAGTAGTATTTGCGTTATCAAGTAATGCCATAGCGTCTACTCCATATTTACCACATTCAAGTGTTAACGCTACTAATTCATCAACTGACAAAGTGTCATCAGTAATTTGAGCTAAGCCTTTTTGCATAAATGCATATAAATCACTATTTTCATATCCTAAATTAAATGCGTGGTCAGCATAAGCTGCCATTCCTTTGATACCATAAGTCACTAGTTCTCTTAAAGATCTTATATCCTCATTCTCTGTTTTAAGGACGGAAGCATCTATTGATTTACTCTCATATTCTGCAGGTGTTCCTGTCCATGTTGCACATTCAGGTAAATTAG
Encoded here:
- a CDS encoding DUF6414 family protein, producing the protein MDNRALIPLYTNGDMINNLYTVVIEEFAEIKSESTRKLLTISTNTPLYEATCGKIMEGDLNVQFLNEFTSQKIEERVSIVITILSRLKNMLNEQNMLKVITSESDVANIKEFDFVQFTCELYKNPVLEYIEDIIRVMEMQLAFSPEPLENGDESEEHKVKRQVLKILKDDMEVCKTEKCIKFISSNIGDSNTKVIVPLEIKHMADNLDYIEGARITVLGKVVRIPNKNKTEINNNDLLSGTYFDYLNEEYFKEFKNRFLKDTTLINDYDSNNLVIDGPVIEIIPIAMYI
- a CDS encoding DNA polymerase Y family protein yields the protein MTKFNEKLIFHIDVNSAFLSWSAAKMIKQGEKTDLRAIAAVIGGDEQSRRGVVLAKSMIAKRSGIVTGESLFTARKKCVNLVVVSPDFRLYESCSKAMRKIFGDYTPLIEKFSIDECYLDVTSYNTSKEAALKLAYDIKDRIKKELGFTVNIGMSDVKLLAKMASDFEKPDKVHTLYKNEVEKKLWHLPVGELFMVGRRSVPRLNNLNIFTIGDLAKYDAQFLKYHFKSSGRMMWEYANGIDNREVRSDKRELKGINNSTTLANDIKSKDEAYIVLLELVEHTASRLRNIKKCCYSISVTIRNNEFIDYSRSTTLKSSTDQTQEILKTVRTLFDELWKGEPIRLLGVSLNNLCDDNFKQISIFDLDNTSDEKKRSIDKTIDSLRNKYGETAVMKSILLKKK
- the ptsP gene encoding phosphoenolpyruvate--protein phosphotransferase, which translates into the protein MLKAVGVSFGIAIGKALLINDEVVEVKKIKVSDSKGEVARFDNALKEAIVELEKMVEGVKEKLGDAKAEIFEAHLCMLEDPEFIGAIQKKIDDEMVSAEYSLQTVSTETAAVFENMDNAYMKERAVDIRDVSKRVMNILMGIKVASIADIQDECILVARDLTPSDTAQIDKEKVLAFVTEIGGRTAHTSIIARSLELPAVVGAGSGIHKIKDGDLIIVDGEEGLVIIKPDEKTLNEYKIKREEFIESKHQLLKYATMSSITTDGKKVEIAANIGSAADLGAVLKNGAEAIGLFRTEFLYMANDALPTEEEQFGEYKSVLEKMNGKPVIIRTLDIGGDKKLDYLPMDEEMNPFLGYRAIRLCLDRTDIFKTQLRALVRASAFGKLKIMFPMICNIQELRAAKKLLEECTKELKSEGVTFDEKIEVGIMIEIPSAAIISDVLAKEVDFFSIGTNDLIQYTLAVDRMNEKISYLYDFYHPAVLRLIKIVIDNGHKAGITVNMCGEMAGDANLIPVLLGFGLDEFSMSAASILRARKTITNSSFKECEKLSAPVLTFGDADEIKDYIKANIKA
- a CDS encoding CCA tRNA nucleotidyltransferase gives rise to the protein MFIPNDVKVILDTLKNNGYESYIVGGSVRDATIGKDVPKDYDITTNALPEEIIRIFDKTVPTGIKHGTITVMVNGEGYEVTTYRIDGEYLDNRRPSGVTFVLNLKEDLARRDFTINALAFNEVDGLIDCFDGIFDLENKIIRSVGEPNKRFKEDALRMLRAIRFAASLDFDIEEKTMIAIKMNCNLISNVSTERIRDELCKMLVSNKTTKAFKLLEETKLLQIILPELQLTVGFNQQNPHHDKDVFSHILAVVEKCPPVLNIRMAGLLHDIAKPDCFIIDVSGIGHFYDHDRKGAKIAGQILRRLKFDNESITEIEILVKEHMNILTKPTAISVKRLINRTSMNLVFSLFALQRADALGSRFPQIRLDEINRVEKQTIDIIESKVPLAIKELAVNGKDLMNEFSIKPGAQIGVMLKFLLNIVLENSELNTKDKLLSIIYNKYYKN
- a CDS encoding HPr family phosphocarrier protein produces the protein MIEKKATVKNETGIHARPALSVVKEASKFKSEVLIVKDGNEYNAKSIVAIMCMAATKGDEIIIKASGADEEAAAVAMVKLIEQGLTN
- the hcp gene encoding hydroxylamine reductase, which codes for MGMFCYQCQEASKGTGCTIKGVCGKTDDVAKMQDLLIYILKGISIYATKARELGVENKEVNKFVVTGLFMTITNANFSKARFVEAITKALELREVIKKELVNAGGIIDANLPECATWTGTPAEYESKSIDASVLKTENEDIRSLRELVTYGIKGMAAYADHAFNLGYENSDLYAFMQKGLAQITDDTLSVDELVALTLECGKYGVDAMALLDNANTTTYGNPEITKVNIGVRNNPGILISGHDLKDMEELLKQTEGTGVDVYTHSEMLPANYYPAFKKYTHLVGNYGNAWWKQNSEFESFNGPILMTTNCITPPKDSYKERVYTTGASGFDGMNHIADGTFGAAKDFSAIIAHAKKCSAPTEIERGEIVGGFAHNQVIALADKVVDAVKTGAIKRFFVMAGCDGRMKGREYYTDFAKELPTDTVILTAGCAKYRYNKLKLGDIGGIPRVLDAGQCNDSYSLVVIAMKLQEVFGLSDINELPITYNIAWYEQKAVIVLLALLHLGVKNIHLGPTLPAFLSPNVVNVLVENFGIAGIGNVQDDIKMFMA